A window of the Gossypium hirsutum isolate 1008001.06 chromosome A05, Gossypium_hirsutum_v2.1, whole genome shotgun sequence genome harbors these coding sequences:
- the LOC107960380 gene encoding uncharacterized protein produces the protein MGSCISKCKPKKCYIEDFGHVQDKIVISSSQPPKTPIPAVSKKISPLPLSPTISSSSSISSFTCSTVNTATSSCSSVSSSASVLSSKDRSFSNEFLWACVKENPHIVRINSIKEASRTLAATRSPSHIPEYSPVKPAPGKQAIPAREKGSTPQKRGRSSSPSTLTRQKSFRKDPDLRLNSPYNNYLPSRGLRSPSPSRRFNRDNNNSSNYRGLLASTSKDMCSSKRIVGPKVNALNSVSPSQRRENLRVSSPTLNSYDRNSPLKSCLRNRETFVHRISSKIDETALRAAFSSPQQENESISMEDMDNPLISLDCFIFL, from the coding sequence ATGGGTTCTTGCATTAGCAAATGCAAACCCAAGAAATGTTACATTGAAGATTTCGGTCATGTTCAAGACAAGATTGTGATCTCATCATCACAACCTCCCAAAACTCCCATTCCTGCCGTCTCAAAGAAAATCTCCCCATTACCTCTTTCCCCCAccatttcatcttcttcttcaatttcttCCTTTACTTGTTCCACCGTCAACACTGCAACTAGTTCGTGTTCTTCAGTTTCAAGCTCGGCTTCGGTGTTGAGCTCCAAGGATCGGTCTTTTTCCAATGAGTTTTTGTGGGCATGTGTTAAGGAAAACCCTCATATTGTTCGTATTAATTCAATCAAGGAAGCTTCTCGTACGTTAGCTGCAACTAGATCTCCTTCTCACATACCCGAGTACTCCCCGGTTAAACCAGCGCCAGGGAAACAGGCGATCCCGGCGAGGGAGAAAGGCTCTACACCGCAGAAAAGAGGACGGTCAAGTTCACCGTCGACGTTAACGAGACAAAAGAGCTTTCGAAAGGACCCTGATCTTAGGCTTAACTCtccatataataattatttaccaAGTAGGGGTTTGAGGTCGCCATCACCAAGCAGGAGATTTAACagagataataataatagtagtaactATCGAGGATTATTGGCAAGTACGTCCAAGGATATGTGTTCATCAAAGCGAATTGTTGGTCCCAAGGTGAATGCACTCAACTCAGTGTCTCCCTCTCAAAGAAGGGAAAATTTGAGGGTTTCGAGTCCGACGCTGAACAGCTATGATCGAAATAGTCCATTGAAGTCTTGTTTGAGAAATCGGGAGACTTTTGTTCATCGAATTAGTTCCAAAATTGACGAAACTGCGCTGCGAGCAGCCTTCTCGTCACCGCAGCAAGAAAATGAGTCCATTAGCATGGAGGACATGGACAATCCTCTTATATCCCTGGATTGCTTCATTTTTCTGTAG